Below is a window of Deltaproteobacteria bacterium DNA.
TTTGGGCCTGCCTGGTGAAAACGACTCGCCATTTCACCAGCCGGGATCCTCTGAGCATTCGCCGACGGGGGTGGCCAGGCCTTCCCTGATGGATTCCCTCATGCCGGGAATCGACAACAGATACAGGTTTTCCTGCACGGCCCGCCAGTCCTCTTCGGAAACCAGCACGGCATTGGCTCTTTTGCCGGTGATCACTATGGGTTCATGGCCCTGGGCGGCCTCGTCCATCAGGCGGTAGAGGTTTGCCCGGGCCTTGCTGGCCGTAATCGTCTGCATGGACTTTTTCTCCTTTCCCAACGACATCTTCCACAGTACGCGATATCGTACGTTTTGTCAATCCTATGTGCGCATTCCAACGGATACCTGGTCAGAAAGCCGACTTTCGGCGTGGCCTCAGGCCAGAAACGGATTCCCCTTTCTTTCCCTGCCTATGGTTGATGAAGGGGTTTCGCCGTAGTGATGGCCGGGCCAGACCACGGTGGAATCGTCAAGGATTAGAAGCCTCTTTTTTATGGACGCGGCAAGGGTTTTTTCGCTTCCGCCCGGAAGGTCGGTCCGTCCCACCCCGCCCACGAAAAGGGTGTCGCCGGTGAAAAGGTGGCGGCCCGAAAGAAGGCAGATGCTTCCGCCCGTGTGGCCGGGGGTGTGGATGACCTCAAGGAAATGTTCTCCTAGAGGAATCCTGTCGCCGTCCTCCAGAAGAAGGTCGGCAGGAGGCGAGCCGGTTCCGCCCAGAACTCTTGAAACGGCTTTGTTCCAGACTCTCGTAAGCCTTTTGGCCTCCAGCCTGTGGATCAGGAGCTTCGCGCCGGTGGCGGCTATTATGGCGGCGTTTCCCGCAGTGTGGTCGGTGTGGGCGTGGGTGTTTATGATGCCCATGAGGTCAAGGTCGGCCTCGCCCAGCCAGGCCAGTATGTTTCCGGTCTCGAATGCCGGGTCGATCAAGACGCATTCCCGCGTTTCCGGGTCCCACACCGCGTAGGCGAAAACCGCGAGCTTTCCCACCAGGAACTGCTTCACGTTAAGGCTCATTGCATTTTCTCCGCGCAAAAACGGGCGGCCCCGGCATTTCCTGGCCCGCCGGGGCCGCCCGTCAGAAAACGAAAGGGCGCGATCCTTCTTCAGACCGCAATGGGTATCCCGTGGTTTTTGTCATCCGTCAGTATTTCAAAGGCGGCGCGGTTTTGGGTGGTAAGCTCCACCGGCTCGGTCCTGCCCTTTTTCGTGATCCACAGCCTGCACGAGGCGATCTTGGAGTTCAAGCAGTTTTTGACGCCGCCCGGCGGGTTGTAATAGTTGAGACCCACGAAATCCTTTGGTTCGGCCTTGATGATCCCCGTGATTTCAACGTCCTTGGTTTTTGACGAGAAATTCCAGGTGAAGTAGTCGAAGGAGCCGTTGGCCTTGAGGCCCTGCCAGATGGAGTTTAGGGCGTAGGTCTTGCCCTCGTGCCGGAGCACCATGACGGTGATCTTGGGCGTCCAGACCGGCCCGAACTTGAGCCTCGCCGTGCCGATTTCAAGAAAGCTCTGGGGCGCGTTGTCGAAGCCCGCCACCTGGCCCCAGGCGT
It encodes the following:
- a CDS encoding type II toxin-antitoxin system Phd/YefM family antitoxin, whose amino-acid sequence is MQTITASKARANLYRLMDEAAQGHEPIVITGKRANAVLVSEEDWRAVQENLYLLSIPGMRESIREGLATPVGECSEDPGW
- a CDS encoding MBL fold metallo-hydrolase yields the protein MSLNVKQFLVGKLAVFAYAVWDPETRECVLIDPAFETGNILAWLGEADLDLMGIINTHAHTDHTAGNAAIIAATGAKLLIHRLEAKRLTRVWNKAVSRVLGGTGSPPADLLLEDGDRIPLGEHFLEVIHTPGHTGGSICLLSGRHLFTGDTLFVGGVGRTDLPGGSEKTLAASIKKRLLILDDSTVVWPGHHYGETPSSTIGRERKGNPFLA